TTGCACCAATTCTCTCCAAAGTAATTTCTTTATCCTTTACTTCTTTAATTCCATAATCGATTGAGTGTGTAGTTTGCGTCCATTCGTTTAAATACCAATCTAAATGAATTCCTGAAACTTTCTCTGCTGTTCTTTTAATATCATTTGGCGTTGGATGTTTAAAGGCAAAATCATCGTAATATTTCTTTAATGTTTTTGCAACATTATCAGCTCCAATAATATATTCTAACTGGCTTAAAAAGATATTTCCTTTACTATAACTACCAATGCTATACGCAAAATTCGTTTCATATCTATCTGCATGTGTAGAAAGTGGTTTCTCTTTTCCTGTTTTTACTAAATAAGCGTAACCTCTGTAAGATCCAGCATGTGGATTTTCCCTTCCTTTTCCTAAAACTGCATTTTCTGCCTTATTAGAAATATAAGTTGTAAAACCTTCGTCCATCCAAGGATGCTTACTTTCGTTTGTAGCTAATAAAAATTGGAACCAACTATGTGCTAACTCGTGCGCAGTAACACCAAATAAACTTCCCCATTTTCTCTTTCCAGTAATTAAAGTACATTGTGCATACTCCATACCACCATCTCCTCCTTGAATAACACTGTATTGCTTGTAAGGATATGGACCAATATGATCACTGAAATACTTCATTAAATCAGCAGTTTTTGGCTGTAATTTTTTCCAGTTTTCTAAGAATTTTGCATCAAGATTTTTCTTATATAAGAAATGTAAATCAATTCCATTATCCATCTTGAAAATATCATGCTGATATTCTGGATCTGCAGCCCAAGTAAAGTCGTGAATATTCTTACCAACAAACTTCCAAGTTAACTTATCTCCTTTTGGCAAATCTAACTTCTTGTTCTTATCCTCATATCCATGACCTACTTCTTGAGGATTTTGAAGGTTTCCTGTCCCACCAACAACATAGTTTTTATCAATATGTAATGTTACATCAAAATTACCCCAAACACCATGAAACTCTCTTGCGATATAAGGTGGTGTGTGCCAACCTTCAAAATCATATTCCGCCATTTTAGGATACCATTGCGTCATTGATAAAGCTACTCCTTCTTTATTATTTCTTCCAGATCTTCTAATTTGCTTTGGAACTTGAGCATCAAAATCCATCACAAATGTTGATTTTTTCCCAGATTTTAAAGGCTTATCTAAGGTTACTTCTAAAATAGTTCCAACAATCTCATATTTTAAAGGTTTACCGTCTTGAGTAAGTGCATTTACCTTGATAAAACCAACTTCAGAAGGACTTAATTTAGCGATTCTACTTTCTGCTACTGGATTTTCAGCAGTTCCTGTTTTATCTACCATTCTTCCATCTGGATCGTCAATGGTATGTAAACGAGCATCCATTTGAGAGTTTGGTTGGAAGGCATTGAAATATAAATGATAAAATACCTTATCTAATTCATCTGGTGAATTGTTAGTATAGACTAACTTTTGTTTCCCTTTGTATTGATATGTTTTTACATCCATATCAATATCCATAGTATAATCTACTTTTTGCTGCCAATAGTCATTATTATTACCAGCATTTTGTGCTGTACTACCGCAAGCAAAAACTAGTAGACTACTAACTAAGAAAATTGCTTTTTTCATTATTTATGGTTTAATCAAAAAAAGAGCATTTGTCAATGCTCTTTCTTTTTTATTGTTTCTTTAAATTACTTTCCGTTCACTAATCTGTCGGCCATTTTTAATGCGTTATATGCATTAACTACACGACCAGAAACTGATAAATCTGAGAACGGTACTAATTCATCTTTAGTTCCAGGCTTAATTACTTTAAAGTCTATTTTTGTTCCAGAGTTCATTAAGATTCTCTTTACTTGACTCGCTGATAATTCTGGGTAGTAAGAACGAACTAATGCTGCAACACCTGCTACTGCTGGAGAAGCCATTGACGTTCCACTTTTCTTACCATATTCACTATCTGGAGTAGTAGAATATACCGCTACACCAGGACCGAATACATCCACATTAATTTTACCGTAATTTGTAAAACTTGCTGGTAATTTTTCGTTGTAGTTTGAACTCATTGCTCCAATTGTAATAAAGTTATCTGATACTTCATTTACTTGATCTGGTGCATCATTCGGGAATGTTTTGTCTACATCAATATTCTCACTTGAGTTTCCTGCTGCATTTACAATTAATACATCTTTTTCAGCTGCATACTTAATTGCATCGTAAACCCAGTTTTTGTGAGGAGAGTATCCTTTACCAAAACTTGTATTGATTACTTTAGCTCCGTTGTCAACAGCGTAACGAATACCTAAAGCAACATCTTTATCATACTCATCACCATCTGGTACTGAACGAACTGCCATAATTTTTACATTACTAGCAACACCATCCATACCTTTTCCATTTCCTCTAGTAGCACCAATGATACCAGAAACGTGAGTTCCGTGAGATTCATCTTTTGTAGAATGACCAGAGTTTCCATTTCCGTAACCTGGGCTATCGTTAATATCTTCTGGGTTATCACCAACTACTTTACGATAGTTTTTCTTTAAAAGATCTCCAGAAATCATAGCCTTATCAGACTCTAACTTTCCTGTGAAGTAGCTCACAGCTCCTTCTAATTCTGATTTAGCTTCAGAAAGAGATCCAATTCCAAATCCAAAGATTTGTTTTGCAACAGCCACTGAACTTTCTAACTCAGCATTGTCTTTAATACCTAAAACATCTTGACTAGAATAATCTGATTTACCAAAATGCTTTGTGAATTTCTTATCAGCCTCAATTACGCTTTCTAACATTTTGCTGTATAATCCAGCATTTTGCTCAACTTTAGCAATCCCTTTTTTTGCTTTTTCTAACTCTTTGTTATAGAATTCTTTTACTTCAGCAGCAGTTTCTTCATCTGCAATTGAAGGGTTTTGCATGATTCTTTGGTACTCTAATAATTCTTTATAAGAATCACCTAAGAAGTTCCATCCGTTGATATCATCAACATATCCGTTTTTATCGTCATCAATTCCGTTTCCAGGAATTTCATCTTCATTTACCCATGCAACATCTTTAAGATCTTCATGTTTTAAATCTGTACCACTATCAACTACACCAACGATAACTTCAACTCCTTTTTTTCCTTTTAAAAACTCTTGAGCTTTATACGTACTCATTCCAGGAATTGTATCTGTAGCTAAATCGTAATGTTGCCAGTTTTTTCCTTCCTTATCTGTTAATTCAGCTTTTTTAGCTGGAATATCTATAGATGTATTTGGTCCTTGAGGAACCTCTTTTTTTGCAATACTACCGGCTGTAGAACAGCTCGCTAAAGCTACTGCTACAGTTGAATATAAAATTGGTTTTAAAACTTTCATGTTTATTTAATTAAATATATCTGTGAATTTATGTGTCTCTTTTAATCGAACTCCTTTTTCTGTATGCTTAACTGTAACTAGCTCGTTATGCGCGTCGTGCTCTAAGAAAAGGTAATATTCGTTATCTGCCGCCTCTTTTAAAAAGGCTTCTTTTTCTTTAAGTGTTAATAATGGTCTGGTATCGTAACCCATTACATATGGTAACGGAATATGACCTGCTGTAGGTAACAAATCAGCCATGAACACCATTGTTTTTCCTTGATATTCTATTTTAGGCAACATTTGCTTTTCTGTATGACCATCTTTAAATATTACATCAAAACCAACATAATCTTTTGCATTTAAATGCAAGAAGTTTAATTGTCCGCTTTCTTCAATAGGTAAAATGTTCTCTTTTAAAAACGAAGCTTTTTCCCTTGGATTCGGATTTACAGCCCAATCCCAATGTCTGCTATTACTCCAAAATCTGGCATTTTTAAAAGCTGGCTCAAAACCAGTTCTATCTTTATTCCATTGAATTGCACCACCACAATGATCAAAATGTAAATGAGTTAAGAATACATCTGTAATATCATCTCTGTGAAAACCATGAGCCGCTAAAGATGCATCTAACGAAAAGTCACCATACAAATAATAATATCCAAAAAACTTATCGGATTGTTTATTTCCAATTCCTGTATCAATTAGAGTTAATCGATCGCCATCTTCGATGAGCATGCAACGCATTCCCATTTCGATCATATTATTAGAATCTGCTGGATTTGTTTTTTGCCATAAAGTTCTTGGCACAACTCCAAACATTGCTCCTCCATCTAGTTTGAAATTACCTGTTTCTATTGGATATATTCGCATAGAAAACAAATATCTGAAAATTTAACAAAACTTAAAGTTAATAATCTTCTAATTTTAATTTAACAAAAAAGTGTTGCTAAAATTAATACTCTGCTAAAATCGCTGAGCTAAACATTACTTTTTGAAGGATTTATACAAAACGAAAAACTCCAGCCGCTAAACTGGAGTTCCACAATCTCAAGTAATAATCACCTAAAACACAAAAATTATTGTGCATTACCTGTTCCAAACGATGGTGTTGCATCCTCATTCCAATCCGATGACGCATCGCCTTCACCATCGTATGCGATACTGTATGAAGCTTGACTTACCACTGGCACAAAATCTCCAGCTGTCCAAATTCCTGCAGCCGCAGCTACATTTTCTCTAGCACTTCCAGCAGCTCCCCACTGAACAAAATCTTTAATTGCTTCTGAACTTGTAAATTGATTTGTTTCATATAATCCTAACCCAGCGCTATCGCTTAAATCATCCCAGCTTACTACTAAGAATTCGCTAGCATTTAATTGCGTGCTTCCACTGATTACAGTTGCATTTTTAAGTTGTAAATACTTTCCAGGACCTAAGCATAACCAATAGTTTGAAATATCAACATCAACATCTCCGTTATTCCAAATTTCAATTTGTTTGCTATCTGAATAGTTTACTTCGTTAATTACGATTGATTTCACAGCTTCTGGTTCTTTTAATACGTTTTCTGATCCGAAAGTAGCTTCTGTAGTTTCTGCCCAATTTTCTAATCCGTTTCCTTCTCCGTCGTAGATAATTGTATTTTGAGCTGTTTTTACTTCAGCAATAAAATCACCAGCTGTCCAAATTCCAGCTGCAGCTGCAACATTTTCTCTAGCACTTCCTGCCGCTCCCCACTGAACAAAGTCTCTAATTGCTTCCGAACTCGTGAATTGGTTTGTTGCATATAAACCTAAACCTGCACTGTTACTTAAATCATCCCAAGTAACTACTAAGTAATCTCCTGCATTTAATTGCATGCTTCCGCTAACTACTGAAGCATCTTTAATTTGTACATATTTTCCAGGGCCTAAACATAACCAGTACTCTGATAAGTCTACAGTTACATTTCCGTTATTCCATAACTCAATTTTCTTGCTATCTGCGTAGTTTACTTCGTTGATTACAACAGATCTCACCTCTGCTACTGGTTCTTTTAATACATTTTCTGCTCCAAAAGTAACTTCTGTAGTCTCATCCCAGTTTGACTTTCCGTTTCCTTCTCCATCGTAAATGATACTGTTATTTTCGCTTTGCACTACAGGAACAAACTCTCCTGCTGTCCAAATTCCTGCTGCAGCTGCAACATTTTCTCTTGCACTTCCTGCTTCCCCATATTGCACGAAATCTACAATTGCATTTGAATCTGTAAACTGATTTGTTTTGTATAATCCTAACCCTCCTTTTGCATCATCTAAATTATAACTCACCACTAAAAAGCTTTTTGCAGGAATTACAATATTTCCACTTTCTGGAGTTAACTCTCCAATTTTTTGATAAGCACCAGGACCTAAGCATAACCAATAGTCATTTAAATCTGCAGCTTCATCTCCGCGGTTATAAATTTCAATTAGGTCTTTTGTACCTTGGTATTTTATTTCACTAAACACCACATCTAAAACCGTTTCTTGTGGTGGATTGTTATCATCTGGTTGTTCTGATACTACTTCGTCATCACTACATGACGCCATTAATAGTAAAATAGGTAGTAAAAAATAATTTAATCTTTTCATGATATATACTTTTATAAATTCTGAGACAAAATTATTTTAAGACCAGTGTTTACAAGCTATTAAACATGGCTAGGAGGAAATAAAGTTGGTTAAAAAGGAAAAAAAAACGTTGAATTATATCTTGATAATATAATTTTAAACTATGTTTTTAAGTTTTTAAATAAGTTTTGGGTATTCTTTTGGTTTAAATAAAATCAACTTTATTTAACATTTTTACTTAATTAAGTTTTACATCAGATTGGGAATAAACAACTCATCAATGAAATATGAGTAAAAAAGTAAGATTATAGCTTTTTAACCTTAATCAACAGGTACTCTAATTTTTGTTTCCGTTAATTTAAGTCTTGTTTTATCAAGAGTAAGATATTCAGGTTCTTTTCTTGTTCTATCATAAATTATATTTTTGTAAATTTTAATTTCTTTGACGGCTATAATTTTTACATTTACATCAATTCCTCTTGTTAAATTGTCATTTGATAAACCAATGTAAAAAGTACCTGATTTTTGTTTGTCATTTCTACCATAAGCTGAAATTCCTTTACCTCTATCAAATAAATAAAACTGGTTGCCATTTAAAAAATTAGAAATATTATTAAATCCTCTTACAAAATAATATTCAACATCTTCTCCTGTACTTGGAACTGTAAGATTCGATATAGCTCCTAAAGCGATTCCAGCAAGAGGAGTTTGAAAATATGTGTTTGCCGCATTACTAATTAATTTTTCAACAGCTTTAACATTATCATCATAAGCTTTTTTTGACTCTTGACCAACACCAATCCAATAGGACCAAGCAATTAAATTTTCCTCCGTAAATTGATCATTAGTTAACTCTGGTAAATCAATTTTAAGATAAGTTTTACTCCTATGTTTATTGTAAAAAGAATGTACTCTTTGAACCTTATCTATAATCTTTATTTCCTTAATTTCTTTTCTTTTTAGTTCTCTAACTTCTTCTTTAAAGGAAATCATTTTATAACCTATCAAACTATCCACAGTATAATGAACCAAGCTAGTATCAATTTTTTTCTTCCATTTCCAATTAGTGTTAAAATGTTTTAATTGATTATTTGCAGGAATCCTCTGAATATTAACATCTGCTACTCTGTTAAAAAGACCTTCGCTGTAAAACCTAAATTGGTAAACTCCTCTTTTTAATGCGTATATTTTTTTACTACTAATTGCACTCGCATTAAATTTCGAGAACTTCTTGCTTTTATTAGAATCATAAACCTCAACATTTTTGAAATGTTTACCCTTCATCATTTTAAAATTCAATACAATTGTATCTCCTTTCTCAAAAGCATAAAAATAATCTTTAGTTTCACCCATTGATAATTTTACATTTAAATGAGCTACATCTATTCTATTTTGACAAACGATATAAGAATACTGAAGTAAGAGAATGGATAGCCAAACTTTTGATTTTGTTACCACCATTTTTATGGGTTTAAATGTTAATTAGAACAAATCTAAAATCTGGGCAAAAAATAACCTTACGGGATTCCGTATAGTGTCAAATTCCAATTAAAAGTTAGCTTGATATCATAAAAAAAGCTTTTACAATTTGTAAAAGCTTTTTGAGGTGTCGAGCGGATTCGAACCGCTGTAGATGGTGTTGCAGACCACTGCCTAGCCACTCGGCCACGACACCCTAAGTGAGAATGCAAATTTAATACTTTTCTTATTTAAGACAAGTATTTTTTAATTTTTACGCGAATTTGATAGTTCTATAGTTACCTCTCCAACGTTCCCACCAATCGGAGGGTTTAGTTTTGAGATACTTACGGTTGCTTCCTCAACCATTTTAATTTCATCAAAAATCCTGTCTATGATTCTTTTTGCTACTTTTTCTAACAATTTAGAACGAATAGCCATCTCTTCTTTTGCTATTTTATTCAGATGAACATAATCAACAGTATCTTCTAATTCATCACTTTCGGCTGATTTCATTAAATCAGCTTTTACTACAATATCCACACGATACTCTGAACCAATTCTAGCTTCCTCATCTAAACATCCGTGGTTTGTAAATAATCGGATGTCAGTAACTTTAATAATTCCCATTCAGTCTATTTAATTTCAAATGTCTTTTCTTCTTTACCTAACTTCACTGTATACTTTCCTTTAGGTAAATATGTTTTTCCGTTTTTAGCTTTCGATAAAATTGCCTCTTTTTTCGCCTTTTTAAATGCTTTTAAACCTTTTTCATCAAAAGAAACATCAAACATAGCTTCATTTATTCCTTTTTCCGCATTAACAGTTAAAGAATTTACTTTTACATCACCATTGTAAATGTCAATAGTTACTTTTTTATCTCCATTTACATAAAAAGGGATTTTGAATTCGGGTGTATTTGGCTTTAACCATTTACTCCATGAATTTCCCCAAAATCTTCCTTTTCTAATATTTTCAATTGAAAAAATATGATTCTCTTTACTCTTAACTTCATTTGTTAATTCTTGAAGTGAAGCAACATTAGCTTTGTATAAACTTCTTCCGTGTGTTCCTACCACTAATTCTTTTGCCTCTGGTTGAATCACAAGATCATGAACAGCAACATTAGGTAAATTCTTATTGAAAATCTCCCATGAATTACCTCTATCTAGCGAAATATATAATCCATTATCTGTTCCTACGTAAAGTAACTCTGATTTCTCAGGGTCTTCCTTAATCACATTTACTGGCGAGTTTGGAATTGAAGTTCCAATGTTTTTCCAAGTTTTACCGAAGTCATCAGAAACATAAACATACGATGTAAAATCATCCCAGCGATATCCATTTAACGTAACATAGACGCGTCCTTTTTTGTGTTTTGAAGCAATTACTCTACTCACCCATAAATCTTTCGGCAATGAATTTGAAATCACTTCCCAGCTTCCTCCTCCGTTTTTTGTAATGTGAACTAAACCATCATCAGATCCTGTATAGATTAAACCAAATTGAAACGGACTTTCACTAATGGTAGTTAAGGTACCGTAAGCCACATTTCCTTTTTTACCGCCTTGAGTTAAATCTGCAGAAATGGTTTCCCAATCGTTACCTTGATTTAAAGAACGGTGTAATTTATTTCCTCCTAGATATAAAATATCTTGATTATGAGCTGACAACAAAATTGGTGTTTGCCAATTGAATCTGTAAGGGCTTTCTCCTAAATTATGCTTTGGCTGAATATATTTCTGACGACCAGTTTCTCTATTAATTCTAAAGTAATTTCCGAATTGATAACCTGTATATACAACATCTGCATTTCTATTGTCAACTTGAACTTGCATTCCGTCTCCACCCATAATTGATTCATATGGATTCTTCCCAGATTGATGCCAAGCTTTGCTTATTCTAGCATTATTTGTAGCTGTCCAAACACCGTTATCTTGTAATCCTCCATACACATTATACGGTTTTTGATTGTCTGCATATACCGCATAAAATTGCCCAACTGGAGGCGTATTTAATTTTAACCAGCTTTCTCCATCATCATATGAAACATTCAATCCACCATCATTTCCATCAATTAAATGACCTTGAACTTTAGAATTTACCCATAATGCCTGATGATCAGCATGAACGTTTTCTCTACTGATTGACGTAAATGTTTTTCCTCCGTCTTTTGATTTTAAAATCGGAACTCCCAAAATATAAATCCCATCTTTATCTTGTGGATCTACTCTAATTTCACCAAAATAATATCCATAAGAATAGTATAAATCATCTAAATATCCTTCACGAGTTTTCTTCCAAGATTTTCCTCCATTCGTCGTTTTAAAAACCTCTGCTCCAACAACTGGAGTATCAAATAACAACGAATTTGCATTTTCAAGATACTTTGCTAAATCTATTGGTTTAACTGAA
This genomic window from Tenacibaculum sp. 190524A05c contains:
- a CDS encoding VPS10 domain-containing protein; this encodes MRKILVLLLLLGVSVYSQQNPTSADKVKQALAKKRTMVKNSLVKNIPFTNIGPTVMSGRVVDIDVNPINTNEFYVAYASGGLWHTKNNGNTFTPVMDNTDTQNIGDIAVDWKNNTIWVGTGENNSSRSSYAGIGILKSTDGGKNWENVGLYDSHHIGRVLINPNNPNEVIVGALGHLYSPNNERGIYKTTDGGKSWKRVLFINDDTGIIDIQPAPNNFNVLYAASWERDRKAWNFTGNGKNSAIYKSEDGGNSWKKISDNSGFPQGEGVGRIGLAVFDENTVYASHDSQFRRKQEGKKKSSTNALSKEDFKTMSVDEFLALSDKKLNSYLKMNGFQEKYRAENVKQMVRSGSVKPIDLAKYLENANSLLFDTPVVGAEVFKTTNGGKSWKKTREGYLDDLYYSYGYYFGEIRVDPQDKDGIYILGVPILKSKDGGKTFTSISRENVHADHQALWVNSKVQGHLIDGNDGGLNVSYDDGESWLKLNTPPVGQFYAVYADNQKPYNVYGGLQDNGVWTATNNARISKAWHQSGKNPYESIMGGDGMQVQVDNRNADVVYTGYQFGNYFRINRETGRQKYIQPKHNLGESPYRFNWQTPILLSAHNQDILYLGGNKLHRSLNQGNDWETISADLTQGGKKGNVAYGTLTTISESPFQFGLIYTGSDDGLVHITKNGGGSWEVISNSLPKDLWVSRVIASKHKKGRVYVTLNGYRWDDFTSYVYVSDDFGKTWKNIGTSIPNSPVNVIKEDPEKSELLYVGTDNGLYISLDRGNSWEIFNKNLPNVAVHDLVIQPEAKELVVGTHGRSLYKANVASLQELTNEVKSKENHIFSIENIRKGRFWGNSWSKWLKPNTPEFKIPFYVNGDKKVTIDIYNGDVKVNSLTVNAEKGINEAMFDVSFDEKGLKAFKKAKKEAILSKAKNGKTYLPKGKYTVKLGKEEKTFEIK
- the folB gene encoding dihydroneopterin aldolase; this encodes MGIIKVTDIRLFTNHGCLDEEARIGSEYRVDIVVKADLMKSAESDELEDTVDYVHLNKIAKEEMAIRSKLLEKVAKRIIDRIFDEIKMVEEATVSISKLNPPIGGNVGEVTIELSNSRKN
- a CDS encoding S8 family peptidase, with translation MKVLKPILYSTVAVALASCSTAGSIAKKEVPQGPNTSIDIPAKKAELTDKEGKNWQHYDLATDTIPGMSTYKAQEFLKGKKGVEVIVGVVDSGTDLKHEDLKDVAWVNEDEIPGNGIDDDKNGYVDDINGWNFLGDSYKELLEYQRIMQNPSIADEETAAEVKEFYNKELEKAKKGIAKVEQNAGLYSKMLESVIEADKKFTKHFGKSDYSSQDVLGIKDNAELESSVAVAKQIFGFGIGSLSEAKSELEGAVSYFTGKLESDKAMISGDLLKKNYRKVVGDNPEDINDSPGYGNGNSGHSTKDESHGTHVSGIIGATRGNGKGMDGVASNVKIMAVRSVPDGDEYDKDVALGIRYAVDNGAKVINTSFGKGYSPHKNWVYDAIKYAAEKDVLIVNAAGNSSENIDVDKTFPNDAPDQVNEVSDNFITIGAMSSNYNEKLPASFTNYGKINVDVFGPGVAVYSTTPDSEYGKKSGTSMASPAVAGVAALVRSYYPELSASQVKRILMNSGTKIDFKVIKPGTKDELVPFSDLSVSGRVVNAYNALKMADRLVNGK
- a CDS encoding M1 family metallopeptidase — its product is MKKAIFLVSSLLVFACGSTAQNAGNNNDYWQQKVDYTMDIDMDVKTYQYKGKQKLVYTNNSPDELDKVFYHLYFNAFQPNSQMDARLHTIDDPDGRMVDKTGTAENPVAESRIAKLSPSEVGFIKVNALTQDGKPLKYEIVGTILEVTLDKPLKSGKKSTFVMDFDAQVPKQIRRSGRNNKEGVALSMTQWYPKMAEYDFEGWHTPPYIAREFHGVWGNFDVTLHIDKNYVVGGTGNLQNPQEVGHGYEDKNKKLDLPKGDKLTWKFVGKNIHDFTWAADPEYQHDIFKMDNGIDLHFLYKKNLDAKFLENWKKLQPKTADLMKYFSDHIGPYPYKQYSVIQGGDGGMEYAQCTLITGKRKWGSLFGVTAHELAHSWFQFLLATNESKHPWMDEGFTTYISNKAENAVLGKGRENPHAGSYRGYAYLVKTGKEKPLSTHADRYETNFAYSIGSYSKGNIFLSQLEYIIGADNVAKTLKKYYDDFAFKHPTPNDIKRTAEKVSGIHLDWYLNEWTQTTHSIDYGIKEVKDKEITLERIGAMPMPIDLEVEYTDGSKESFYIPLEIMRGAKTTDAKLLKDWGWAYPTYSFTASKAVKAVKIDQSGLMADVNPLNNTFSIE
- a CDS encoding MBL fold metallo-hydrolase encodes the protein MRIYPIETGNFKLDGGAMFGVVPRTLWQKTNPADSNNMIEMGMRCMLIEDGDRLTLIDTGIGNKQSDKFFGYYYLYGDFSLDASLAAHGFHRDDITDVFLTHLHFDHCGGAIQWNKDRTGFEPAFKNARFWSNSRHWDWAVNPNPREKASFLKENILPIEESGQLNFLHLNAKDYVGFDVIFKDGHTEKQMLPKIEYQGKTMVFMADLLPTAGHIPLPYVMGYDTRPLLTLKEKEAFLKEAADNEYYLFLEHDAHNELVTVKHTEKGVRLKETHKFTDIFN